A region of the Polaribacter sp. L3A8 genome:
GAAATTGGGAAGAAAATGATGAGTATGTAAAAATTATTTATGAGCAGTTGCAAAATAGCAATTTGTATCAAAAATATTTAGCTACAGAAGAAGATTCTTACAAAGTAGACAAGGCATTTGTAATTGATTTCTTTAAAGAAATTATTGCTCCGAATGAAAAATTAGGAGAGTATTATGAGGATACCATGATTTCTTGGGCAGATGATATTCCTTTTGTAAATACTTGGGTTGTAAAAACGTTAAGTAAACAAAAAGAGCAAGCTATTTTTGTTATAGGGAAGCTTTACAAAGATAATGATGATGAAGAATTTGTATCAAAAATGTTTAGAAAAACAGTTTTAAAGAATACAGAATACGAATTGATTATTGAAGAGAAAACGCCAAATTGGGAAACTGATAGAATCGCAGACATGGATATGATTTTAATAAAAATGGCAATTTCAGAGTTTCTTAATTTTCACTCTATACCAACAAGAGTTACTATTAATGAGTATATAGAGATTTCTAAAGATTATTCTACAGAAAAGAGTAGCTATTTTATTAACGGGGTTTTAGATAAAATATCTAAAGAATTTGTAGAAAGTAAAAAAATTGTTAAAATAGGAAGAGGATTACTTTAAACTATTGTTTTCGATAATTTATTTATTATTTTTACACAAAATTAAATCATAATGAAAAAAATAACAATTTTATTAGCTTTTGTAGTTACAGCATCTTTTTTTACAGCATGTAAAGATGGAGGAAATGTTACTTCTAAAATTAACAAAGAAAATTTAGACCAAGCAGCGTCTAGAGATAGCGAAATTAAAAAAGGAACAGCTTTAATTTCTTTAGATAAAAAAGTGTACGATTTTGGTACCGTAAATGAAGGAGATATTGTAGAAACTAGTTTTGTAATTACCAATTCTGGTAAAACAGATTTAGTAATAACAAATGCACAAGGATCTTGTGGATGTACGGTTCCAACATGGCCTAAAGCACCAATTAAACCAGGAGAAACAGGTACAGTTGATGTGAAATTTAACACGAGTGGTAAGCCTAATAGACAACAAAAAACAGTAACTTTAACTACAAATACAGCATCTGGTAGAGAAATCTTAACATTAAAAGGATCTGTAACACCTAAAGCAAAAATTTAATGATGTATAATGCAATTTTTTTACAAGAAGGAGTAGGTAGTTTAATGAGTATGTTACCTTTTTTAGCCATTATTGTAGTGTTTTATTTCTTTATGATAAGACCACAAATGAGTAAGCAAAAAAAGGAAAAGGCTTTTCAGGCTGAAATTAAAGTAGGTACAAAAGTGGTAACTTCTAGTGGTATTCACGGTAAAATTGCTACAATAAATACTGCAGATAATACAATTACTATAGAAACAGGAGCAGGTAAAATTAAGTTTGAGCGTTCTGCTATTTCAATGGAATTAAGCAAAAGGTTTTTAGAGCCAGCTAAAAAATAAAAATTAAGTTTTTAAAGTATTAAGTGAGCTTTGTCTTTATAGATACTGCTCACTTTTTTGTTTACTAGCTTTTGTGTAGATTGCATAAAATTCAACCATTATTTTGATAAAGAATAAAAAAATTTCGAAAAGTTTTATAAGCTTTTTAATCGCTTCTATTTTAATGTGGTTTTTAATTACGCTCTCTAAAGAATATGTTACTACATTAACCTATCCTATAGAATACACACATATTGCTCAAAACAAACTTTTGCAAAAAGTACCAATTAAAGAAATAGATATTGTAGTAAAATCGTCTGGTTTTAATATTTTAAGTTCTAGATTTGGAGATAAAAGCATTGCTTTAAATGCAAATAGTTTGTATAAAAAATCATCTAATAGATATTATTTTTTAACAAGAAACCAAGTAGTTACTATTCAAAAACAATTGCATTCTGGTGTTCAGTTACAAGAAATTCCTTTAGATACTATTTATTTAGAAATTGGAACTTTACTTTCTAAG
Encoded here:
- the nusB gene encoding transcription antitermination factor NusB, whose product is MINRRHIRVKVMQSVYAMLHSHNDDIIKEEKFLKHSILKMHDLYVLNLLLLVEVQKLAAKKIALSKKKILATKEDLNPNNKFLNNKLINIIAESVSVEGYVELNDLRNWEENDEYVKIIYEQLQNSNLYQKYLATEEDSYKVDKAFVIDFFKEIIAPNEKLGEYYEDTMISWADDIPFVNTWVVKTLSKQKEQAIFVIGKLYKDNDDEEFVSKMFRKTVLKNTEYELIIEEKTPNWETDRIADMDMILIKMAISEFLNFHSIPTRVTINEYIEISKDYSTEKSSYFINGVLDKISKEFVESKKIVKIGRGLL
- a CDS encoding DUF1573 domain-containing protein, which gives rise to MKKITILLAFVVTASFFTACKDGGNVTSKINKENLDQAASRDSEIKKGTALISLDKKVYDFGTVNEGDIVETSFVITNSGKTDLVITNAQGSCGCTVPTWPKAPIKPGETGTVDVKFNTSGKPNRQQKTVTLTTNTASGREILTLKGSVTPKAKI
- the yajC gene encoding preprotein translocase subunit YajC, with the protein product MYNAIFLQEGVGSLMSMLPFLAIIVVFYFFMIRPQMSKQKKEKAFQAEIKVGTKVVTSSGIHGKIATINTADNTITIETGAGKIKFERSAISMELSKRFLEPAKK